The Primulina eburnea isolate SZY01 unplaced genomic scaffold, ASM2296580v1 ctg739_ERROPOS11973397, whole genome shotgun sequence sequence taaGGCCGAAGATTCAAATTCTGAAAAATTTTGGTTTGTTTACTtgaaataaatcatttttcagTGAACATCAATATACATCCTTAGATGCGCTTTTGAGGTAGTTAGAGGTTTGCAAAAATGAGATACTTAATATTTACTAGTATATGTGATGCGAGGTCTGAACCAGCCTACCCTACTGCTGAAAATTTTCACTGTATACAAACGCGAGAATTCAGACAACATACACCAGCTATGAGAATTAGAATAAGCCGTACATAAAATGAATATTTATTgactaaataaaatatatgatcATTATACATGACAAACATGAGAGATATGTGCTAATCCAACAATGAAGTATTTATCAAATTGCACCTATAAGCCTTTCTTATACATTATCAGCATCAATACTCTACATAGTTTAACAGCATCAAGCACATCCATCAGGAAAACATACCAATATCCTGATCCGTGCTGCCGGGATGATTAATGATCCTACGTAGAATCAACGTCCTAGCCATCCTCGTTTCTTGAGTGCACTTATTTGCATGGTGACTCAAGTCATGAATCGTCTTGATAAAGCCATCAACTTCTTTTCTGATCTCCTTCATCGCTATCACCACCACCTCGTCATCTTCCCGCACCACGAATTCGGCATTTCCCAATAGAGATTCAATCTTGATTCGAAACTTCTCGACTAGAATCCTTATGCTGTCCAAATCTTTGATGATGATGTAACTCCCAATCTGCATTGAACTAATGAgctctctctgcctcatcaaATCCTTCTCACAGTTTTTCCAAATTGAGTTAAGCCATTTTCCCATTGACCCTAAAGGCACAGCCGCAGCTGCAGCCAGAGCCACCACCACCGGTGGAGCAGTGACAGCTGCAGCCACCACTGAGCAAATCAAAACCGAAACGAAAGCTGACACAAATATCACATTAGACACCTTCTTCCATGCTTTCAATTTCTTTAGTTTCTTATCTAGCTTCTTCTTTTTTGTCTGCAACTTCTCTAACATCAAAATTTGTTTCGAGTAAACTGAATTAAATGCCTTAAAGAACTCCTGCGTAAAGGGATCCCCTGCCTCCCTGAATCTCCTCAATTCCTCTACAGTTTTTGAATAATTCTTAACAGGCCCTTCTCCATTGTACTCGCCATAATGTTCTTCTTCGAATTTCTTGAGCGCTATATTGATAATTGACTCTACAATCCCGGCTTTTTTGAGACAAGAATCAAGGGCAGTACAGAAATCTAGGGTTAACAGACTGTTCTCAAAGTAATCGTTGACTAAATCGAAGAGTTCTTCGTTTTTCCAAATGTCTGTCTTGTTTCGCAAAATGATTTGAACCACTTCATGATTCATTTCCAGTAAACTCTCGGTGACATCGCGAAGAGAATCTAGGGAAAGAGCGCGAACCTCGAGGTCAACGGCTATGGAGTTGATAGCTCTGGCCGTGCGGAGTTGGACAGTGGAGTCAAAGCTCCGTAGATCCGGATCATCTCGACACGCTGCTTCGTATGAGTTCAGATCGGCGTCATCGGTGTTTGAGTTTGGATCGGAGGTGGATCGAGATGGTGGGCGGCCGCTGCTACTGCTACCTCCGTCGGTCTCATCGGCGTTGAAACCCGGATTGAAGGTGGTTCCAGGAGGGCGGTGGCGGCTGCTGCTGCTGTTTCCGTTCATTTCATGGGCGTTTGTGTTTGAATTGGTGGTGGTTCGGGGAGGCGGCCGTCGGCGGCTGCTGCTGGTTCGCCCGATTCTGAGGCTCAATTGATTTCCCATTTTATGGAAATCGGATGATTCTTGAACTGGTTTGGCAAGTGTAGGAGTGGGGGGGGCGGAAGTGCGGAGGCGACTGAGATGGCGATCGGAGGCGCGTAGAGCAATCGATGTGAATGTTACTTCTTCCTGGAGGTTTCAGTGAGAGTAGAGGAAGGAGAAATATTGGcgaatttaagatttttaaatttaaaaaaaaaaaaaaacaggtgACCCGACCCGAAACTATTTTGACCGTTGACCGCGTCAGATAGGTGTGGTTgactatataatatattttatgattGCATCTAACAATGCaacttttttttcaaaaaaatacatatttttttaattttggaaTATCTAAAAACCATACATAaagttatttataaatttataaaaaaaaatattggttAGAATATAGCAATCaggttaattaatttaatgtagtaaaatgatattatattttttatttgagtttAAGATAATTATTTAACGAATGAATatgaaatgatattatttagttagctttttaaatacattatactaattaattaataaaaaaaagtaggacaaaattaaaattttaaatcgtACAATAGTTCAAGCGTACGTTCTAATTATTTTACCTAATATGAATAATTACTGCACTCCAAGATAATCTCTTTCAATAATTGTATTCATTATAATAAATGAAGATTGAATCAttgatattattgattttgataaCAATTCTCTTATCGAACATTTGTCACTTTATCAAAAGTTATAAttgttgatattttaaaatacattaagTTGTAAAAATGTTCACCTACGtggcaaaaaaattaaaattttagaaagaaATCATATAATATTTTGTGAATTTAAACAAGAATGTAAAACATATTAGATTAAATTCGAGTTGCATCACAAcagttaaaatttaaatttggtAAAGAAATTATGATCGAGTGACACATGAGATTAAGTGGGACAAAATATTACAAACTTCTGTTTAATGTATGATATATGTTGACCACTTTAAAGTTTAGTACAATCTTTTAAGAAACCTTGGAACTACCGGGaaatatccagttttttttttttttgtagcaGAAGCAACTGTTTTCTGTTGTTATCTCTAGCGAAAGACTTGATTCAAAGGTTGAACTAAATGTGATCCGATAAAAGAACAAACTGTCCGTTGAAAcatattgtaaaaaaaaaaatcactctTTTATTAGCACAAAGAACTCGCACACATCAAATTCATAGCAAGTGAAACGGCACATATCAAGAAAACATATATCCAATATAAGAAGCTTCAAATAAATATGGTACACAGTGGGAATAGATGTTTTCCAAGCAAGATTTTCTCTCCGAGATATAATCCGCTTATTTTATCAATTTACTCCAAATAAATGAGCAATTCAATGACAATAGTGCCGAAACCAACAAAATTTCCATTCCTTTTCAAATCCCTCTTCTTCATACTCTCTACTATGAATCCACCATAAAAGATTCGTCAATGAGTTCCCGTCATCAAAACCATTTAAAGTTCGAATATTATCTAATGCGTATTTTTTGTCATAGATTCCTTGAAGTGCATACAAGAATCCCTTCCAACCTTCTCCGACCCCTTCCCTTGCAAGAGCTGGAAAGGTCCACGCCACAAGCTCTTTTACGAAACGTATATCCGAGAATAAAGCTTCGCTGATTGGCAGTAGAGGCAGGAGTTGAATTCCGAGTCGACACTCCTTCCATTCGGCTGGAGCAAACCAAAGGCCGCTGTCCCTTTTGGTAGACCATAGAACACCAACTACTCTGTTGTCTTTCACAAATTCTTTCGGATACAAATTGCTCTCCTCTCTCACATGCCACCAAGTCTGTGCTGCCTGTATTTCAAAAGCTGATATAGTGGATCCAACTGAAATAAGGTGGCTATCTCCATATGCTAATCCCATTAGAGCAGCTGAATAATATGCATTCACAGCCTCACTTGTGCTTTCTTGGTTACGACCATCTGCAAATTCGGTTAAACCTCCAGCCCAAGAATGCAATTTCCATATGTCGAAACACCTCAAACGGGTATAATTTGAGTTTGCTCGCCTGCTTAAGTTCATAAAATCAGCCATGAGTGAATAAGCTTGGGGCCTGTACTTCCTCCCCCAGGCAGCATCAATTTTGGCAAGCACAGCAATTCCATACACAAAATACCCAAGGTGATAGTGATGATCATTATAAgttccaaatccaaaatcagcCCCCGCATCCGTTGATCCTTGTTTAGTGACTAATCCACCCCATTTCGCATCATACAAGAATCCATTAGCACCAAATGTCCCATCCAACCAGGGTTCAATCGTATCCTTTAAGAACTTCCTAATAGCCGGAATCACATCAAGATAACATATTTCTTCAGCAATAAGTGCTAATCTTGCACCTCTAGCAATCAATTTCCCATAAAAGTAAGAAGAGGAAGTTGCTATTGTACCCGAATTCAAAGCATCAACATCTTTAACCAGAGCTCCAATTATTTTCGGATATGATTCATCCTCGATCCCCTTAACAGAATACCAAGTTACAGACACAGGATCACTTTTCAACACCCAAGAATCACCAGCAACACCAACAAGATCGCCATCAATACTAATATACTTGAAATCCTCTAAAATGGTAACTGAGCAATCGGTACCCGATAGAAGACGAAGATGGAGAGGATGCGCAAGCATCAATAAATCCCCCCAACCTCTCTTTTCCCATCTATATTCTAAACAAAATGGCTTGGTGAAAACTGCTTCACCGCTCACAGGATAACAAGAACTGAATCGATCTAGAATGGCTTCAAATCTTGGGTTCGAATCAGGCAACAACGCGATCCTAATCACACCCGAAAACATTGTCGAGGTAATCCTACTTAAGTCATGGCTTAAACTTATTGGCGAAGACGAATACAAAAGCCAATTCTGATTGTTATTCAGCTTAATGGTGTATTTAGTACAGGAACTATTGGGAGACAATTCAAGAATGGCATGAACTGTAGAAATAGAAACTCCAGCGCTACTCATCACATTACATGTCAAAAAGGGACTCCCCCTAACAAGATAGAACCTAATATTGTTGGAGGGGAAGTCTAAGGTAACGCTGAGGTcatcaaaggcagataccacgTGGGTTGAAATTGGATTGGGGTTATTCAAGGTGGATATGGTGAGATCATCCCTGAAAGCCTGGTAAATGAAAGCAGGATTGTCGGATAGAGATGGGAAACAAAGGGAAAGAGAAGATTGTGATGATTTGACCAGATAAGGGTGAATGTATTCGGGCTGATCGCCATTTTTTAGgacaaaattttggaaaaaagagTTTGTGGGCAAGGGGATGGAGAGGAGGTGTGAGGCGAAGAACAAGGAGGGGTCAGGGAGTACCGAGGAATAGGTTTTAGGGAAGACAAATGGGTGAGAGCGTGGTGTTATTTGAGCGGTCCGCGGCGGGGACATGGTGGGGGAAGATGGCTGCGGAGGAGAAGCGGCGGGCGGGGTATTTGGTTTCTTTCCTGGCTTTTTCTTGAATGGCTCATTGACGATGGTTTTGACTTTTCGTCTAATTTTCTTCAGCATGGTTTAAAtttacaacttaaaaataacaATAAACTATAATTTTTCCAAGTAAATACgtaattttcaatttatttatgaTCTATCCAATGGCGTGCGAGACTTATTAGTTTGAACTAAATGAAGAAAATGGAGATTTTTTCaataaagcaaaaaaaaaaaaaaaaaaaaacttgcaaCTGTTTCTTTTgcccaaaaacataaaactttaattttcaaaacataTTTGGTCAATAATTTTCAGATATTTATAAACTGATAGTCGATTTTACTTACAAGCATTTGGCGATCGGCAATTTGCAAGACTTGCGACATGAACATACGTGGAAAGATGAACACGAAATAGTTCGCAATTTGAAGCCAAGTTTAGGAATATAAATAGTAAGTTGATGATGCTAAACAAATAACTTTGTATCTTGAAAGCCAACTTTGGgttaatccaagaaagaaagaaaaaaggatgaaattggTATAACTATTGGAGTGGTTGGACTGCTTAAATTATGTGGGTTCTCTATGAAAGCAAGCCACGTTAGGTATCTACTTGTTCAACAAGTCAAGAAAATAGTGTATAGGAATTGGAATAATGTATAGGAATTGGACTATTATAAACCACTTCTcgattatatataaaatattaaaatatataaatcttCACAAAATGTGTACGATTGCCACTCACCTTTCAATATATTCTTTAATATGCATATGTTATATTCTTCcgattatatattatttttgaaatatatgaTATAATTTGGACAAgtagtttaaaaatatttttagtattttataagtgaaaaaaacttaaaatgtgTATTTGGATAAAATTTTTGTAAAATGTTTTTGAATTTTGTTTGAAAGTGttctaaaatataattttcgtaAAAacttctgtgagacggtcttactaggtcatattttgtgagatgaacCTCTTATTTGATTCATCTactaaaaagtattactttttagctaagagtaatatttttttattgagaaTATCAGTAAAGTTGAtcagtctcacagataaaaattcgtgagatcatctcacaagagacttacttaCTTCTCATATATACCCTGAAAGAATTGTGTAACATAAAAGTACAAAAATAATAAGATTGTATGtttcaaatttaaatgttttgTACATATATTATAACGCTTATTTATAACATAAAacgaaatattaattaaatatataaataaatttttataattaaaataagacaAAATAAATCACATAGTATAAATACACGTGCTTTACCATTTGATCTATCGGTAAACGTTACGCCGAAACCATTAGATTTCTTCGTGCCCTCTTTTCCATCTTTTTGCATGAAGTTGGCGCCGGATTTTTTCAATGCCGTCCCTATTCTATCGCCATTGAATAGTTCTACCGCATATATAGACCCAAATATACACATGGCGACCGGTGAATAGGCCTCCACAGCTATAAAAGTAGGTCCCCGATGCTGTGAGATTCCCATCAAATCTAAGCTTTAAGGAGTAGTGTTCATAGTGTGTATTTTACTTGAAAATTAATTTTCGTGTTCATTGCTTAGAAGAATATGGATAACTCCCACAGCGCAAGCTACAACGCCGGCCAGGCCAAAGGGCAGGCACAGGTTTAATTTGACTACACTGTTCTGTGCACCCTCCTTTTCTTGATCATTCCTATTCACTTAATGCATGACACTCACAGATGGGCACTGGTTAATTTGGGGtgaattatttttcatttgacaAGGGCGATTGTCTAGTTGGGTCTCTCCCTAACTACACTTTTTTCAGAATTGGCTAAATTTAGATTCAcgtgttgatttttttttctcctCCTTTATTTTCTTGTGTTGTTTTTATTGTAGGAGAAGGGTAACCAGATGATGGATAAGACGGCAAATGCTGCGCAATCTGCCAAAGAATCCATCCAACAAGTAATCCTTATAAATAtaaacctatatatatatatgtgtgtgtgtgtgtgttaaaaaTGTTATTCGTATAACAACCAACACCATTTTAGCTAACCACGTATATATTATACATATTAATggacatttttaaaaaaaatgacattCGATGGTCCGAattgatttgtactgaaatttcTATGATTTTGGTTTTTGGATGTCTTTTCAGGCAGGGCAGCAGGTGCAGGACAAGGCAGCAGGTGCAGTCGATGCGGTGAAGAATGCAACTGGCATGAACAAATGAATTTATTCTTCGTTAAATTCTATTTATttggtttatttaattttggaGACGCATGTTTGATTTCACTTTGGAATTAAGAAAACATATTGgtgttaattttttattatctgAATAATCCGTTTTTTCTTTAAAGTTCATTAAGAAAAATTTGAATAATGCACATAAAAATAGTTGcctaaaaaaatcaataaaacacGCAATAAGAAAAAGCTCTGAGTTGAATAGAAGTGAAGATCAAGCACACGGATGCTACTCAAATTTGAGAAAAGCATGTgaatatttgtttattttttattaattaataatcaatCAGTAAAACCAAAGATTAACAAATAAATACATGTTCAAACAAATGAAGCATCCTTACGAGGGCAAAAAGTTCATTAATCATTTTGGTAGAGGAACGAGTTCATGGAGAGCGGAAGCAACAGCCTGAAAGTTTGATAAAATTAAAACTTCAAAAGTTCAAATGTTTGTGTTTAtgtaaaacataaaaatatatagaaaaatttaaaaaagacGGGAGAAAGCAGCCCCTCTCTCGTTCCGCCACTTGAGTTTATTCTCACATGGGATATTTTTTTATCCACAAAAAGTCGCCAAATCTTGGGTACGAAGATCCAATTAGGAGCCAAaagtggtaaaaaaaaaaaaactgaactGAAACAGCGTGTTCCAAATGACCGCAATATCGCTAATACACAAGTACAACAACAAAAGATACAAAGGGAGAAAAAAGTCGATACAACTTCAGTATATCTTATCAAGGACCAAGTAAGGCATCCAAGATTGAAGTCCCATTCTTTATTTGTCATGAATATAACAAGTCAACTCTTAATTACTTATCTTTTTTGCAATTTTAAACCACTCTGTGTGGAATGATCCCGGAATATCGGTCCTTTCATAAGTATGAGCACCAAAGTAGTCTCTTTGAGCCTGCACCAAATTAGCAGGCAACCTCTCCCGCCTGTAACTGTCAAAATAAGCAAGACTAGCAGACATACCAGGGGTGCAGATGCCTGCATTGATTGCCAGGCAAACAACTCGCCTCCAAGCTGACTGTCGTTCGATCATTTCTTGAGCAAACTCGGGGTCCACTAAGAGGTTAGCAAGATCGGCATTTCTGTCGTAGGCTTTCTTGATCCGGTCCAAGAAGATTGCGCGAATAATGCAACCTCCCTTCCAAATCCTAGCAAGTTCTCCCAACTTCAGATCCCATCCTTTCTCGATGCTTTTGGCTCGGATTAGATTCATACCTTGAGCATAACTACAAATTTTAGATGCATATAGAGCTTGCCTAACATCGTGGATCAGTTTTGCCTTATCAATTTCTTGATCAGTCAGAATGTCGCCAAAACCACCAGCTTTGAACACTTTGGAAGCTTCAGTTCGTTCCTCTTTCAACCCACTCAAGAATCTTGAATCGAGAGATGCTTCGATGGTTGGAGCTGCAACTGACAATTCAGCAGCCTGTTGAACAGTCCATTTCCCAGTACCCTTCATTCCAGTTTTATCCAAGACTTTGTCAACCAAATAACCGTCAGCCTTGTCATCCTTAACTCCAAATATATCAGCAGTGATTTCGATCAAGAAACTTAGAAGCTCCCCTTTGTTCCATTCATAAAATACATCGCGTAGCTCCTCGTTCGACAATTTTCCAACGGATTTCAGTACATCATATGCCTCGGCAATCAGTTGCATGTCCCCATACTCGATTCCATTGTGAATCATCTTAACAAAGTTACCAGATCCGCCTTTTCCCACATATGCCACACAGGgtccactatcaggaacttgaGCAGCGACTTTATGGATGATGTCCTCTATATATTTGTAGGCTTCGAAGGATCCTCCGGGCATCAGCGATGGCCCGTTTCGAGCACCCTCTTCACCACCAGAAACCCCCATGCCTAGATACAAAAAACCTAATTCAGCCATAGCCTTTTCTCTTCTCTCTGTATTTTCATACCACTCGTTTCCACCATCAATGATACAATCACCCTTCTCCATGTAAGTAGAAAGAGTTTTGATGGTTTGATCAACAGGAGCACCAGCTTTGACAAGCATGACAATCACACGTGGTTTTTGGATGGAATGAACAAATGATTCGGGGTCGTGGAAGCCAAATACAGGAAGATTTCCCTCAAGTTTTGCTCTTTCAACAGTCTCATCAACTTTAGATGTAGTCCGATTGTAAACGGAAATGGGAAATCCTTTTTCAGCAATGTTGAGGGCTAGATTTTGCCCCATGACAGCAAGACCAGCAAGACCGATTCTAGTTGGTTTTGGGGATTGAGCAGCCATGCTTTTCCTGACAGATTCGAAACATACAACTATTCAAGAAACTTCAATTTTGATATGTGGTAAACAAAGAAAGCTACATAAAACTCCGAAAAAAAGAGCACTATTAACTATTATATTTCACAAATAGCAATCAAAATCATTAGTATACGAGTAAGATTTACAGTGCCTGTTGATTTCTTTTCCCACAAAAAAAGGAGCTGAAGTGAGTCTTGTAAAATATCACGACCCTTCCTCAGAATAAACCGCCGAGAACTTCAGATACAACATTATCCGTATCATTTACATTTCATGATTACTCGTTTGTATCAAATTACACTAACAGGACAAACCAAGCGTCATTTTCAATCTTCAACAGGGTTGGACTTCAAAACATAATCATATAGTATGAGGACTTTAACCTTGGTCTATCTTTCAAGACATATATAGAAGGAACTTCAACAATATTCATAAAACTTAGCCTTTATTTATTTCCAGATAGCTATAAAAATTGCCAATGCAAGAAGCTACCAGGCTTTGAATTTCATTCGGACATATCTTCTCAAAGTATGAACTTTCTATCACGACAAACTCAAGATCAAACCCTTGAATCAGCCATCCTGATTTGtaaattaaatcataatatcatGAGCAAAGCCAGCAGACGCACGGTAGTCGGCTAAGACGCCCCTTCAAAAAGGTTTCCCTCCACTGTTCAAGACCAGGACAAACCCAAGAATTTTGGGGAGGGGGCAAGGTCAAGACAGCTGGGGCAACTGATCTGAATTTGGAGATcaaacttgaattgaaaaatgagtcataaaaattattatttttctcgGATGAGAGGTGTTAACGGCCCCATGCCCCCTGCTCATGACATAATAAATGAAATAGCATGACATCCAACCAAACAGATCCACAAAGTCTCAAACTGTAATATTTTCACTAAATTATACATCTCAAACGGCAAGCAAATTCAGCAAGATCATGGCTTTAttgataaaataaatcaaaGATAACAGCACCAGCAAGTAAATGGAAAACGATAGCAAAGAGAACAAGAAAGAAAATTCGCGCGGCGATTcccaaacaaaagaaatgcaaATGCACAATCAACACATCCATAAAAAAGAAATCAAAACCGACCAACATGAGCAACTTCTTTACTGTAAACATCCATACTTTACCCTTCATTGCATAATATTAATCAGAAAATATTGAGAAACCGAACCTTGAATCCGTGGTCAGGTGAATCGACTTTACTGAGAAATCAAAGGGAGCCCGATAGAGCAAAGATCTGCAATGGATCGATCACATTAATATACAGAAGAAAACACCGggaaaaaaataatcaaaaacgAAGGAAATATACGCAGAGTACCAAATAATTTGGAAACCTTGTCGCTTCCGAGCTTGTCAAATTTGGCCCAACTCCTCTTCCCACTGATATTTGTTCGAAGTCTCCCCGTGTAAGGTGGTTGGTGGATTTGGttcctttatttatttatttatttattattattattattattattattattattattattattattattatctatactattatattaagtgtGAGTGTCTTAGAATAACTACCTTTGaggacaccaaaatatttaattccataattacCCTTCTTACCATACTTAAAATCTTTTCAagtcactccatattttaaatagaaaaaaatcaaaataaaacttcccttttaaatcgaacaacttttctaaatcgaaaataatttcgtattaattatttagtattatttgatcaaattaaaaataataatagcacATGCAATGCATGTGCATCTTATactagttattattattattattatcagtttattaattttaatttagataaatctttatatatatatatatattatttttatttttgaaagggATAAATCGTTATAATGATTCAAATTTAtactattttattttcaaatttttgttttgCAACATCTGTATTGGCCAAAGCAACCTCTAAAAATGCAATACCAATCAATTATCCGAGATAAATCTTCACCCAAATTCATCGATAAGGTTATATtcagatgaaaatatatatattttttttttgagatttgAGATATATGGATTCCGAATGAATAAATTGAAATGGAAACAAAAATATATACTTGAACATCACAAATGATTTCAAATCCTCGCTTTTCTCTTCTCATAACTAAATCTTTCTATACAAACACAATCCAAATGAATTTACTACATCAAAATCGAATTTGTGGAAGAAATTTCAGAATAATcgtattattaaataatagatGCAATTTATTTTGGTCAACACAATGTGAACATCGGATCCTTAGTGTTGGATGCTCAACCATCCCCACGCCTTCTTTCAACATAACCAACATCTTTTAAATTTCAACGAGAATAATCAAATTCCACAAGCTTTCTTCTTCGTTCAAATTGAACATCGTTTGTTTCTTTAATCATTTCCACGaaataaaacacacacacacacaaaaattaTACTTATTATCGATTAAATATTAGTATTTAATCGATAATAAGTATAATTAAAAATGggctttatgtttatttaatttttaagttatattacAGAGACTATTAAACAAACCAAGTCTACTAAACTTGAGGCCCAAACCCACAGGGTCAAGGGCTTGATTGCTCTCATAAATTCTCCTTTTGAACTATGTTGTTTTTCATTCTTTTTAGATTATAGCTGGAATGTTCTTGTTCGATATCTCTAATGTTTATTTGTGACGCATTTTCAATATAGCTCTTTGGATTCGAGTAATTTCATGTATTTGGCTAAATTAAATATAGAAAAAAATTAATGGTCAATAAAAAGAaagtttttaaattttgtaatattttttaaaataaaaattttaaattaaaatatgcaaAAATATTCACTTAGACAGTTGCTCCTTCAAGCCCCAAGCTTTGTGTCCTCCCGCGAAAATATCTGGAACTTTCAGGGTCTATTGTGTAAATAACAAATGCGGCAAATCTACGTGCTAACTGCTACGGTCTGTTTTTCGGTTGTTTTCCCTCAATCGCGCCTAATTGAAGGAGTATCGAGTGCAATTGAATCTTGATGAGTAAAATTGGAATGAAACCCTGATGAATCTGGACTATTTTTAATGCTAAAACTGGTTGGAAATGCTGTTAAAAAATGTATGTTTGGGCTTCAGTTGTGCATTTGATTTTTGGTGTTTATTTGTTCTTCTGTCTGTTGAATGAATCTAGGCAACTAAGTTTCATGCCTCTGAATCTTTTGTTGCTCTTTCTTCTTTTTCACAATATTGGTTTTGGTGCGTGCGTGCGTGCGTGCTGCTGCGAACCCACTATAGTTTTAAAAAGAACAATATATTGCAATGTAAAAGAAGTAAAACTTTTGGTGGAAAGGGGGCACGATTTATCTCGAGAGCCGAGAGGCAAGTTAAATTTGGgtaagaaatgattttttttaaaaaaagaaaaattcatTTGTGAGACAA is a genomic window containing:
- the LOC140821960 gene encoding UPF0496 protein 1-like, which encodes MGNQLSLRIGRTSSSRRRPPPRTTTNSNTNAHEMNGNSSSSRHRPPGTTFNPGFNADETDGGSSSSGRPPSRSTSDPNSNTDDADLNSYEAACRDDPDLRSFDSTVQLRTARAINSIAVDLEVRALSLDSLRDVTESLLEMNHEVVQIILRNKTDIWKNEELFDLVNDYFENSLLTLDFCTALDSCLKKAGIVESIINIALKKFEEEHYGEYNGEGPVKNYSKTVEELRRFREAGDPFTQEFFKAFNSVYSKQILMLEKLQTKKKKLDKKLKKLKAWKKVSNVIFVSAFVSVLICSVVAAAVTAPPVVVALAAAAAVPLGSMGKWLNSIWKNCEKDLMRQRELISSMQIGSYIIIKDLDSIRILVEKFRIKIESLLGNAEFVVREDDEVVVIAMKEIRKEVDGFIKTIHDLSHHANKCTQETRMARTLILRRIINHPGSTDQDIGMFS
- the LOC140822024 gene encoding glucan endo-1,3-beta-D-glucosidase-like encodes the protein MLKKIRRKVKTIVNEPFKKKPGKKPNTPPAASPPQPSSPTMSPPRTAQITPRSHPFVFPKTYSSVLPDPSLFFASHLLSIPLPTNSFFQNFVLKNGDQPEYIHPYLVKSSQSSLSLCFPSLSDNPAFIYQAFRDDLTISTLNNPNPISTHVVSAFDDLSVTLDFPSNNIRFYLVRGSPFLTCNVMSSAGVSISTVHAILELSPNSSCTKYTIKLNNNQNWLLYSSSPISLSHDLSRITSTMFSGVIRIALLPDSNPRFEAILDRFSSCYPVSGEAVFTKPFCLEYRWEKRGWGDLLMLAHPLHLRLLSGTDCSVTILEDFKYISIDGDLVGVAGDSWVLKSDPVSVTWYSVKGIEDESYPKIIGALVKDVDALNSGTIATSSSYFYGKLIARGARLALIAEEICYLDVIPAIRKFLKDTIEPWLDGTFGANGFLYDAKWGGLVTKQGSTDAGADFGFGTYNDHHYHLGYFVYGIAVLAKIDAAWGRKYRPQAYSLMADFMNLSRRANSNYTRLRCFDIWKLHSWAGGLTEFADGRNQESTSEAVNAYYSAALMGLAYGDSHLISVGSTISAFEIQAAQTWWHVREESNLYPKEFVKDNRVVGVLWSTKRDSGLWFAPAEWKECRLGIQLLPLLPISEALFSDIRFVKELVAWTFPALAREGVGEGWKGFLYALQGIYDKKYALDNIRTLNGFDDGNSLTNLLWWIHSREYEEEGFEKEWKFCWFRHYCH
- the LOC140822060 gene encoding uncharacterized protein yields the protein MDNSHSASYNAGQAKGQAQEKGNQMMDKTANAAQSAKESIQQAGQQVQDKAAGAVDAVKNATGMNK
- the LOC140821742 gene encoding 6-phosphogluconate dehydrogenase, decarboxylating 2-like, which translates into the protein MAAQSPKPTRIGLAGLAVMGQNLALNIAEKGFPISVYNRTTSKVDETVERAKLEGNLPVFGFHDPESFVHSIQKPRVIVMLVKAGAPVDQTIKTLSTYMEKGDCIIDGGNEWYENTERREKAMAELGFLYLGMGVSGGEEGARNGPSLMPGGSFEAYKYIEDIIHKVAAQVPDSGPCVAYVGKGGSGNFVKMIHNGIEYGDMQLIAEAYDVLKSVGKLSNEELRDVFYEWNKGELLSFLIEITADIFGVKDDKADGYLVDKVLDKTGMKGTGKWTVQQAAELSVAAPTIEASLDSRFLSGLKEERTEASKVFKAGGFGDILTDQEIDKAKLIHDVRQALYASKICSYAQGMNLIRAKSIEKGWDLKLGELARIWKGGCIIRAIFLDRIKKAYDRNADLANLLVDPEFAQEMIERQSAWRRVVCLAINAGICTPGMSASLAYFDSYRRERLPANLVQAQRDYFGAHTYERTDIPGSFHTEWFKIAKKISN